The following proteins are encoded in a genomic region of Longimicrobium sp.:
- a CDS encoding GNAT family N-acetyltransferase: protein MLSAPARAAADAYWARVFGCAPERLRPAEPLVLPHSPELADFAGAYLHSFGAAPIVSLPRSLVDSHGEPAAAAARDGLGDEARWRAVFGARVEAVVGPAAIRYADAGTLRPLPPDPGTRLLAPDDADALDVLRRACMPEEWEHGGSELSDGPVAGVFADGVLAAAAGYEVWGETIAHIAVVTHPAFRGRGLGAAAVSRIAAEAVERGLLAQYRTLEANAPSLAIADRLGFQPYARSLAVRLAL, encoded by the coding sequence ATGCTCTCCGCACCGGCGCGCGCCGCGGCGGACGCGTACTGGGCGCGCGTCTTCGGGTGCGCGCCCGAGCGGCTCCGCCCGGCCGAGCCGCTCGTCCTCCCGCACTCCCCGGAGCTGGCCGACTTCGCCGGCGCCTACCTCCACTCATTCGGCGCGGCACCGATCGTCTCCCTCCCTCGCTCGCTGGTCGATTCGCACGGGGAGCCGGCGGCCGCCGCGGCGCGGGACGGCCTGGGCGACGAGGCCCGCTGGCGCGCCGTCTTCGGAGCTCGCGTCGAGGCCGTCGTCGGCCCGGCGGCGATCCGCTACGCCGATGCCGGGACGCTCCGGCCTCTCCCGCCCGATCCCGGCACCCGTCTCCTGGCGCCCGACGACGCCGACGCCCTCGACGTGCTCCGCCGCGCCTGCATGCCGGAGGAGTGGGAGCACGGCGGGAGCGAGTTGAGTGACGGTCCGGTGGCGGGGGTGTTCGCGGACGGCGTGCTGGCCGCCGCCGCCGGCTACGAGGTGTGGGGCGAGACCATCGCGCACATCGCCGTCGTGACCCATCCCGCCTTCCGCGGGCGCGGCCTCGGCGCGGCGGCGGTGAGCCGGATCGCCGCCGAGGCGGTGGAGCGCGGGCTGCTGGCGCAGTACCGCACGCTCGAGGCGAACGCGCCCTCGCTCGCCATCGCGGACCGGCTCGGCTTCCAGCCGTACGCGCGCAGCCTGGCCGTCCGGCTGGCGCTCTGA